Proteins encoded by one window of Nicotiana tabacum cultivar K326 chromosome 10, ASM71507v2, whole genome shotgun sequence:
- the LOC107821262 gene encoding guanine nucleotide-binding protein subunit gamma 3-like isoform X1, whose amino-acid sequence MAGVGSRRTASVPSLPPPRPKSPPQYPDLYGKRREFAKVQMLEREIGFLEEELKSIEGLQPASRSCKEVTDFVLEHSDPLIPTIKKSRRSCCFWKRLCGSSCFNLSWICCWCRCSHIKMPDCCNCHICNCCSSVSCCCSIPKCQCFSCPPSNCCSKPVCCKWSCCCSCNLKWPSCLSCSCSPCTCSYPKCPKLNCSCCCKKSCFCPCYLCC is encoded by the exons ATGGCAGGAGTTGGTTCAAGAAGAACTGCTTCAGTGCCATCTTTGCCACCACCTCGCCCAAAATCACCACCTCAGTATCCTGATTTATATGGAAAGCGTCGCGAATTCGCCAAAGTTCAAATGCTCGAAAGAGAAATTGGTTTTCTTGAG GAAGAACTAAAATCCATTGAAGGCCTTCAACCCGCTTCTCGATCCTGTAAAGA GGTGACAGATTTTGTGTTGGAACATTCAGATCCTCTTATACCAAC AATAAAGAAGAGTCGGAGGTCCTGTTGCTTTTGGAAAAGGCTCTG TGGCTCGTCATGTTTCAATCTTTCGTGGATTTGTTGCTGGTGCCGGTGTTCTCATATAAAGATGCCAGACTGCTGTAACTGTCATATATGTAACTGCTGCTCATCTGTCAGTTGCTGTTGCTCAATACCTAAGTGTCAATGTTTCTCGTGTCCGCCGTCTAATTGCTGCAGCAAGCCTGTCTGTTGCAAATGGAGTTGCTGTTGCAGCTGTAACTTAAAATGGCCTTCTTGCTTAAGCTGCTCTTGTAGTCCATGTACATGTTCTTATCCTAAATGTCCAAAGTTaaattgtagttgttgttgtaaaaaGTCTTGTTTCTGTCCTTGCTACCTTTGTTGCTAG
- the LOC107821262 gene encoding uncharacterized protein LOC107821262 isoform X2: MLEREIGFLEEELKSIEGLQPASRSCKEVTDFVLEHSDPLIPTIKKSRRSCCFWKRLCGSSCFNLSWICCWCRCSHIKMPDCCNCHICNCCSSVSCCCSIPKCQCFSCPPSNCCSKPVCCKWSCCCSCNLKWPSCLSCSCSPCTCSYPKCPKLNCSCCCKKSCFCPCYLCC; this comes from the exons ATGCTCGAAAGAGAAATTGGTTTTCTTGAG GAAGAACTAAAATCCATTGAAGGCCTTCAACCCGCTTCTCGATCCTGTAAAGA GGTGACAGATTTTGTGTTGGAACATTCAGATCCTCTTATACCAAC AATAAAGAAGAGTCGGAGGTCCTGTTGCTTTTGGAAAAGGCTCTG TGGCTCGTCATGTTTCAATCTTTCGTGGATTTGTTGCTGGTGCCGGTGTTCTCATATAAAGATGCCAGACTGCTGTAACTGTCATATATGTAACTGCTGCTCATCTGTCAGTTGCTGTTGCTCAATACCTAAGTGTCAATGTTTCTCGTGTCCGCCGTCTAATTGCTGCAGCAAGCCTGTCTGTTGCAAATGGAGTTGCTGTTGCAGCTGTAACTTAAAATGGCCTTCTTGCTTAAGCTGCTCTTGTAGTCCATGTACATGTTCTTATCCTAAATGTCCAAAGTTaaattgtagttgttgttgtaaaaaGTCTTGTTTCTGTCCTTGCTACCTTTGTTGCTAG
- the LOC107821261 gene encoding LOW QUALITY PROTEIN: subtilisin-like protease SBT1.8 (The sequence of the model RefSeq protein was modified relative to this genomic sequence to represent the inferred CDS: deleted 1 base in 1 codon) — translation MGSFLCFSVIVVLLVLQPCLAKKVYIVHMKNHQIPSSFATHHDWYNAQLQSLSSSSTSDESSLLYSYDTAYSGFAASLDPHEAELLRQSDDVVGVYEDTVYTLHTTRTPEFLGLNNELGLWAGHSPQELNNAAQDVVIGVLDTGVWPESKSYNDFGMPDVPSRWKGECESGSDFDPKVHCNKKLIGARFFSKGYQMSASGSFTNQPRQPESPRDQDGHGTHTSSTAAGAPVANASLLGYASGVARGMAPRARVATYKVCWPTGCFGSDILAGMERAILDGVDVLSLSLGGGSGPYYRDTIAIGAFSAMEKGIVVSCSAGNSGPAKGSLANTAPWIMTVGAGTIDRDFPAFATLGNGKKITGVSLYSGKGMGKKVVPLVYSTDSSASLCLPGSLDPKMVRGKIVLCDRGTNARVEKGLVVKEAGGVGMILANTAESGEELVADSHLLPAVAVGRKLGDFIRQYVKSEKNPAAVLSFGGTVVNVKPSPVVAAFSSRGPNTVTPQILKPDVIGPGVNILAAWSEAIGPTGLEKDTRRTKFNIMSGTSMSCPHISGLAALLKAAHPEWSPSAIKSALMTTAYVRDTTNSPLRDAEGGQLSTPWAHGSGHVDPHKALSPGLIYDITPEDYIKFLCSLDYELNHIQAIVKRPNVTCTKKFADPGQINYPSFSVLFGKSRVVRYTRAVINVGAAGSVYEVTVDAPPSVTVTVKPSKLVFKRVGERLRYTVTFVSKKGVNMMRKSAFGSISWNNAQNQVRSPVSYSWSQLLD, via the exons ATGGGTTCTTTCCTCTGTTTCTCCGTCATTGTTGTTCTCCttgttcttcagccatgtttagCCAAGAAAGTTTACATTGTTCACATGAAAAATCACCAAATACCTTCTTCTTTTGCTACCCATCACGATTGGTACAATGCTCAGCTCCAATCTTTGTCCTCTTCTTCTACCTCTGATGAATCATCCCTTCTTTACTCTTACGACACTGCTTATTCTGGCTTTGCTGCTTCTCTTGACCCACATGAAGCTGAACTACTCCGTCAATCTGATGATGTTGTTGGAGTTTACGAGGATACTGTTTATACACTT CATACAACAAGGACTCCTGAGTTTCTGGGGTTGAATAATGAGCTCGGCCTTTGGGCTGGTCACAGTCCACAGGAACTCAACAACGCTGCTCAGGATGTTGTTATCGGAGTTCTTGACACCGGCGTTTGGCCGGAGTCGAAGAGCTATAACGATTTCGGTATGCCCGATGTGCCGTCGAGGTGGAAGGGTGAATGTGAATCGGGTTCCGATTTCGATCCGAAAGTACATTGCAACAAAAAGCTGATAGGTGCTCGTTTTTTCTCCAAAGGTTATCAAATGTCGGCCTCTGGCTCGTTCACGAACCAACCTAGACAGCCGGAGTCACCTCGTGACCAAGACGGTCATGGCACCCACACATCCAGCACCGCCGCTGGTGCACCTGTGGCGAACGCTAGCCTTCTCGGGTACGCTAGTGGGGTCGCGCGTGGTATGGCACCTCGAGCGCGTGTAGCTACGTACAAGGTATGCTGGCCTACTGGTTGTTTTGGTTCTGATATTCTAGCTGGTATGGAACGTGCTATTTTAGATGGAGTTGATGTACTTTCATTATCTTTGGGTGGTGGATCGGGTCCTTATTATCGTGATACAATTGCTATTGGTGCTTTCTCTGCTATGGAAAAAGGAATTGTTGTTTCCTGTTCAGCTGGAAATAGCGGTCCAGCTAAAGGCTCACTTGCAAATACAGCTCCTTGGATCATGACCGTTGGTGCTGGTACCATAGATCGTGATTTCCCTGCATTTGCTACTTTAGGTAACGGGAAAAAAATTACCGGAGTTTCGTTATACAGTGGAAAAGGAATGGGTAAAAAGGTAGTTCCATTAGTTTACAGCACAGACAGTAGTGCAAGTCTTTGTTTGCCGGGTTCACTTGACCCGAAAATGGTCCGAGGGAAAATAGTGTTATGTGATAGAGGGACAAATGCGAGAGTAGAAAAGGGTTTAGTAGTGAAGGAAGCTGGTGGAGTTGGGATGATATTGGCTAATACGGCGGAGAGCGGCGAGGAATTGGTGGCGGATAGTCATTTGTTGCCGGCGGTAGCTGTAGGTAGGAAATTGGGAGATTTTATAAGGCAGTATGTAAAGAGTGAAAAGAATCCGGCCGCCGTGCTCAGCTTTGGTGGGACGGTGGTGAATGTGAAACCGTCGCCGGTGGTGGCTGCGTTTAGTTCAAGAGGGCCCAATACTGTAACTCCACAGATTTTGAAGCCCGATGTTATTGGGCCTGGAGTTAATATTTTGGCTGCTTGGTCTGAGGCTATTGGGCCCACTGGGCTTGAAAAGGATACCAGAAGGACCAAGTTCAACATCATGTCTG GCACATCCATGTCCTGTCCTCATATCAGTGGCCTAGCTGCACTGCTGAAAGCAGCACATCCTGAATGGAGTCCAAGCGCGATCAAATCTGCACTTATGACGACTGCCTATGTTCGCGACACCACCAACTCTCCTCTCCGCGACGCTGAAGGTGGCCAACTCTCCACTCCTTGGGCTCATGGATCAGGTCATGTTGATCCCCATAAGGCACTTTCCCCCGGTCTAATCTATGATATTACCCCAGAGGACTACATCAAATTCTTATGCTCCTTGGACTATGAGTTGAACCACATACAAGCCATTGTCAAGCGCCCGAATGTCACTTGTACTAAGAAATTTGCAGATCCTGGGCAGATTAACTACCCTTCATTCTCAGTTTTGTTCGGGAAATCAAGGGTTGTTCGTTACACCCGTGCAGTCATCAATGTAGGAGCTGCAGGATCCGTCTATGAGGTGACCGTTGATGCTCCCCCGTCTGTTACTGTAACCGTGAAGCCATCAAAACTTGTATTCAAAAGGGTAGGAGAGAGGCTGCGTTACACCGTTACATTCGTGTCAAAGAAGGGTGTTAACATGATGAGAAAGAGTGCATTTGGCTCCATTTCTTGGAATAATGCTCAAAACCAAGTTAGGAGTCCAGTTTCATATTCCTGGTCACAACTATTAGACTGA